In one Mucilaginibacter ginsenosidivorax genomic region, the following are encoded:
- a CDS encoding PD40 domain-containing protein: MNKTYSLLNNAKKFSFILVCLICSLLISNSARAQYFGQNKVRYKNLKFKVYKTPHFEIYYYIKNDSMIKRFAQESELWYTLHQQVFKDTFKTANPIILYANHPDFQQTTAIDGEIGVGTGGITEGLKNRVVMPVMETNQMTRHVIGHELVHAFQYHALLGGNQNENFENINNIPLWMIEGMAEYLSLGKKDAYTAMWMRDAYLNHDIPTVRDLTESNKYFPYRYGEAFWSFLGSTYGDTVIVPFFKNTARYGLAYGIRRTFGYDDKTLSRLWKNSIESTYKPFLKDTVQKPVGLKLVDKDNGGDLVVAPAVSPDGKYLAFLSAKSLFSIDLYLADARTGKILRKLTSKVSNTHIDEFNFIESAGAWSPDSKRFAFSVFSKGRNRMEVVDINNGRILDDVSMEQAEQFSNLSWSPDGKDIVFTGLVEGQSDLYSYNFDTKKITQLTNDKYTDYQPTYSRDGKKVLFSSDRSTYDQSLEQAITFNLAELDLATGKVTDIKIFNGANNLNPQYSADGTQIYFLSNRDGFRNMYRYTISTGQVEQMTDLFTGICGITEFSPALSVSANDDVVYSYYRAQKYALYNAKASAFKPIALQPQAVDFGAAMLPPPHAVGVDLINSNLNNFLAYRKIPTDSVKEIPYRPKFKLDYLAGSGVGIGVSSFYGTSLSSGIQGVFSDILGRNQIFAAASVNGQIYDSGAAVTYVNQTGRWNLGTGISHIPYLFGIQTETLPVQNVGGKNVKVLSQNTDIIRNFEDAARVFTSYPIDKTNRFEVSAGASYNSYRVDRYSDTYKIDTAVDANNKQTLTYTYLNSDKKKVANSDEAALLGYNLKSYSLFQLSTALVGDNSFFGVTAPLNGFRYRLEAGYNFGTYKFFSPTIDLRKYVRVEPVTFAARFYGYGRFGDSNGIYPLFIGYPFYIRGYEGQTFYNNNSKSSNGFNIDQLSGSRMAVFNFETRLPFTGPEKLAQIKSKFLFTDLNLFFDAGLAWNAGEHIYFQKNPPVLSRTAVVDENGVPQVDSNGNPVFNTTYGRVPALSAGISLRINVFGAFVLEPYLAIPFNRTDVKKPVFGLGFTPGW, encoded by the coding sequence ATGAATAAAACCTACTCATTGTTAAACAACGCTAAAAAGTTCAGCTTTATATTGGTATGCCTTATCTGCTCGCTGCTCATCAGCAACAGCGCCAGGGCGCAATATTTTGGCCAAAATAAAGTACGGTACAAAAACCTAAAGTTTAAAGTTTATAAAACACCACATTTCGAAATATACTATTATATCAAAAATGATAGTATGATCAAGCGCTTTGCCCAGGAAAGCGAATTGTGGTACACACTGCATCAACAGGTTTTTAAGGATACATTCAAAACAGCCAACCCAATCATTTTATACGCCAATCACCCCGATTTTCAGCAAACCACAGCCATCGACGGAGAAATTGGCGTAGGTACCGGCGGTATTACCGAGGGTTTAAAAAACCGTGTAGTAATGCCGGTGATGGAAACAAACCAAATGACGCGCCACGTTATAGGTCACGAATTGGTGCATGCTTTTCAGTACCATGCATTGTTAGGTGGAAATCAGAATGAGAATTTCGAGAACATCAATAACATTCCACTATGGATGATAGAAGGTATGGCCGAGTATCTTTCGTTGGGTAAAAAAGATGCCTACACCGCCATGTGGATGCGTGATGCTTATCTGAACCATGATATCCCTACGGTTCGCGATCTGACGGAAAGTAACAAGTATTTCCCTTACCGCTACGGAGAAGCCTTTTGGTCGTTTTTAGGATCGACTTACGGAGATACCGTGATCGTGCCATTTTTCAAAAACACAGCCCGCTACGGCCTTGCATATGGCATCAGGCGTACTTTTGGATACGATGATAAAACACTATCCCGCCTGTGGAAAAACTCAATAGAAAGCACCTACAAGCCCTTTTTAAAGGATACCGTACAAAAGCCTGTTGGTTTAAAACTGGTAGATAAAGACAATGGTGGCGACCTTGTGGTTGCCCCGGCGGTAAGCCCTGATGGTAAATACCTGGCGTTCTTATCTGCCAAAAGCCTGTTCAGTATCGATTTGTACCTGGCTGATGCCCGAACGGGTAAAATTTTGCGCAAGCTCACAAGCAAAGTATCAAATACCCACATAGATGAGTTTAACTTTATCGAATCGGCCGGCGCATGGTCGCCGGACAGCAAGCGTTTTGCGTTCAGTGTGTTTAGCAAAGGGCGTAATCGTATGGAAGTTGTTGACATCAACAATGGACGCATCCTTGATGATGTATCAATGGAGCAGGCAGAGCAGTTTAGTAACCTATCCTGGTCGCCAGATGGTAAGGATATTGTTTTTACCGGCCTTGTTGAAGGACAAAGCGATTTGTACTCCTATAACTTCGATACAAAAAAGATTACGCAGCTTACCAATGATAAGTATACCGATTACCAGCCAACCTATTCAAGGGATGGTAAAAAGGTTCTATTTTCAAGTGATCGCTCCACCTATGACCAATCGTTAGAGCAGGCCATCACCTTTAACCTGGCCGAACTTGACCTGGCAACAGGCAAAGTAACCGATATCAAAATATTTAACGGTGCCAACAATTTAAACCCGCAATACTCGGCCGATGGAACCCAGATCTACTTCCTGTCCAACAGGGATGGCTTCCGCAATATGTACCGTTATACCATTAGCACAGGCCAGGTTGAGCAAATGACCGATCTGTTTACCGGAATCTGCGGCATCACCGAGTTTTCGCCTGCATTAAGTGTCTCTGCTAACGATGATGTGGTATATTCCTACTACCGGGCACAAAAATATGCCTTGTACAATGCAAAAGCATCAGCCTTTAAACCAATTGCGTTACAACCACAGGCGGTAGATTTTGGCGCGGCTATGCTGCCTCCTCCCCATGCCGTGGGAGTTGATCTGATCAACTCAAATCTTAACAATTTCCTGGCCTACCGTAAAATCCCGACCGATTCTGTTAAAGAAATCCCATATCGCCCTAAGTTTAAGCTTGATTACCTGGCCGGCAGCGGCGTTGGCATTGGAGTAAGCAGCTTTTATGGCACAAGCCTTTCAAGTGGTATCCAGGGTGTTTTCAGCGATATACTGGGCCGGAATCAAATCTTCGCGGCGGCATCTGTAAACGGTCAGATTTATGACTCCGGCGCAGCTGTAACTTATGTAAACCAAACTGGCCGATGGAATTTGGGTACAGGTATATCGCATATCCCTTACCTGTTTGGTATACAAACCGAAACATTGCCGGTTCAAAATGTGGGCGGCAAAAACGTAAAAGTATTATCTCAAAACACAGATATCATCCGCAATTTTGAAGATGCCGCCAGGGTATTTACCTCCTATCCTATCGATAAAACAAACCGTTTTGAAGTAAGCGCAGGCGCATCCTATAACTCCTATCGCGTTGACAGATACAGCGATACCTATAAAATTGATACTGCAGTTGATGCTAATAACAAACAAACACTAACCTATACCTATCTTAATTCAGATAAGAAAAAGGTAGCCAATTCGGACGAGGCAGCCTTGCTTGGTTATAATTTAAAATCGTATTCTCTTTTCCAACTGTCAACCGCGCTTGTTGGCGACAACTCGTTTTTTGGAGTAACCGCTCCCTTGAATGGCTTTAGGTACAGGTTAGAAGCCGGTTATAACTTTGGCACATACAAATTCTTTTCGCCAACTATCGATCTTCGTAAATATGTGCGTGTTGAGCCGGTTACATTTGCAGCCCGCTTTTATGGCTACGGCCGCTTTGGCGATTCAAACGGTATTTACCCCCTATTTATAGGTTATCCCTTTTACATCAGGGGTTATGAAGGGCAAACTTTTTACAATAACAATAGCAAGTCATCAAACGGTTTTAATATCGACCAGCTATCGGGTAGCCGCATGGCCGTGTTCAATTTTGAAACCCGCCTGCCCTTTACCGGGCCCGAAAAGCTGGCACAAATCAAATCTAAATTTTTGTTTACCGATCTGAACTTGTTTTTTGACGCAGGCCTGGCCTGGAATGCCGGCGAGCATATTTATTTTCAGAAAAACCCGCCGGTTTTAAGCCGCACGGCTGTTGTGGATGAAAATGGTGTACCGCAAGTTGATAGCAACGGCAACCCTGTGTTTAATACAACTTACGGTCGTGTACCTGCTTTAAGCGCGGGCATATCGTTAAGGATAAACGTTTTTGGCGCCTTTGTGCTGGAACCTTACCTGGCTATTCCTTTTAACCGCACCGATGTTAAAAAACCAGTGTTTGGGCTGGGCTTTACACCGGGCTGGTAA
- a CDS encoding fasciclin domain-containing protein, which produces MKKLILLAALLLLGSTLFAQTNAVNPKAIGPLKVAAGDGMLPANDIVKNLALSQDLSVFYNFLKTANLALTFQSRGPITVFVPVNGAFQNLPGGKLDSLMKPSHFWELTRILSYHAIPGWLKAKDIEKQINKNKGTATFTTLTGNKLTAKIDANRNIVLIDENGGESIINRFDIEQNNGMLHVVNKVLLPKAKII; this is translated from the coding sequence ATGAAAAAATTGATATTGCTTGCTGCTTTGCTTTTATTAGGCTCCACATTATTTGCACAAACAAACGCTGTAAACCCCAAAGCTATTGGCCCGCTAAAGGTTGCTGCGGGCGATGGCATGTTACCGGCAAATGATATTGTCAAAAACCTGGCATTATCACAGGATTTATCTGTGTTTTACAACTTTCTCAAAACTGCCAACCTGGCGCTTACATTTCAAAGCCGTGGCCCTATTACAGTATTTGTTCCTGTTAATGGCGCTTTTCAGAATTTACCCGGCGGAAAACTTGATTCGTTAATGAAACCATCGCACTTTTGGGAACTCACCCGCATTTTGAGCTACCATGCTATACCTGGCTGGCTAAAGGCAAAAGATATCGAAAAGCAGATTAATAAAAATAAAGGTACGGCTACATTTACTACGCTGACTGGCAATAAGCTAACCGCTAAAATTGATGCTAACCGAAATATAGTATTGATTGATGAAAATGGTGGGGAAAGCATCATTAATCGTTTTGATATCGAGCAAAATAACGGCATGTTGCACGTGGTAAACAAAGTACTGCTGCCTAAGGCAAAAATTATTTAA
- the msrB gene encoding peptide-methionine (R)-S-oxide reductase MsrB, with protein sequence MRKSIFVIAILSVITAFGCQSSNGQAKHKLSKPAAEWKKILTPNQYYIMVESGTEPPYKNDYWNNHEKGVYVSAATGEVLFSSEDKFDSGTGWPSFVKAVDPKKVAIVTDNSYGMSRDEVIEKSTGLHLGHVFDDGPADRGGKRYCMNSGALKFIKK encoded by the coding sequence ATGAGAAAATCAATTTTTGTTATAGCTATATTAAGCGTTATAACAGCTTTTGGCTGCCAGAGCAGTAATGGCCAGGCTAAACACAAATTAAGCAAGCCTGCGGCAGAATGGAAGAAAATACTTACACCCAACCAATACTATATTATGGTTGAAAGCGGCACCGAACCGCCTTATAAAAATGATTACTGGAATAACCACGAGAAGGGTGTTTACGTAAGCGCCGCTACGGGCGAAGTACTATTCAGCTCCGAGGACAAGTTTGATAGCGGCACAGGATGGCCAAGCTTTGTAAAAGCTGTTGACCCCAAAAAAGTTGCCATTGTTACCGACAATAGCTACGGTATGAGCCGTGATGAGGTAATAGAAAAAAGTACCGGACTTCATCTTGGTCACGTTTTTGATGATGGCCCTGCCGATCGCGGTGGCAAAAGGTATTGCATGAATTCGGGCGCTTTAAAATTTATTAAAAAGTAA